In a single window of the Prochlorococcus marinus CUG1415 genome:
- the rplN gene encoding 50S ribosomal protein L14 — MIQQETYLTVADNSGAKRLQCIRVLGSNRRYAHVGDVIVATVKDALPNMGVKKSEIVKAVIVRTKATLRRNTGNSIRFDDNAAVLINEDKNPKGTRVFGPVARELRDKNYTKIVSLAPEVI, encoded by the coding sequence ATGATTCAACAAGAAACTTATTTAACAGTCGCTGATAATAGCGGGGCGAAAAGACTACAATGTATTAGGGTTTTAGGTTCTAATAGAAGATACGCACATGTTGGGGATGTAATTGTAGCAACTGTTAAAGATGCTCTTCCGAATATGGGAGTTAAGAAATCTGAGATTGTGAAAGCCGTAATCGTTAGAACAAAAGCAACATTAAGAAGAAATACTGGCAATTCAATCAGATTTGATGATAATGCTGCCGTTTTGATTAATGAGGATAAGAATCCAAAAGGTACTAGAGTTTTTGGTCCTGTAGCCAGAGAACTGCGGGATAAAAATTACACTAAAATTGTTTCTCTTGCTCCGGAGGTGATTTAA
- the rpsQ gene encoding 30S ribosomal protein S17 — MALKERIGTVVSDKMDKTVVVAVINRYPHPTYKKIVSRTTRYKAHDPENTCALGDRVKIRETRPLSAHKRWAIEEILNKTRQAKEVKQ; from the coding sequence ATGGCACTTAAAGAAAGAATTGGCACTGTTGTCAGCGACAAAATGGACAAAACAGTTGTTGTTGCTGTTATTAACAGATATCCACATCCCACTTATAAAAAAATTGTAAGTAGAACTACAAGATACAAGGCTCATGACCCGGAAAATACATGTGCTTTAGGTGATCGAGTTAAAATTAGAGAAACTAGACCGCTTAGCGCTCATAAAAGATGGGCAATAGAAGAGATTCTTAATAAAACCAGACAGGCTAAGGAGGTTAAGCAATGA
- the rpmC gene encoding 50S ribosomal protein L29, with translation MKNSESLKEFKKLNSDQITEKIDQLRKDLFDLRFKQATRQLNETHKFKIIKKQVAQLLTLSKSQSASKTTSD, from the coding sequence ATGAAAAATTCAGAGTCTCTTAAAGAATTTAAAAAATTAAATTCTGATCAAATTACTGAAAAGATTGACCAATTACGAAAAGATCTTTTTGATTTGAGATTCAAGCAAGCTACGAGACAGCTCAATGAAACTCATAAATTCAAAATTATCAAGAAACAAGTTGCGCAATTACTAACTCTCAGTAAGAGTCAATCTGCTTCTAAAACTACTTCTGATTAA